A stretch of Bacillus spongiae DNA encodes these proteins:
- a CDS encoding M20/M25/M40 family metallo-hydrolase encodes MYDQLKNKSIAEQAEFLTRSLVAIKSYNSSQGETEKARFIKKIILSFPYFQQHASEVWEQEIPHDPYGRVNIFARIKGKTRKTILFHAHLDTVGTEDYGSLQEGAHDPDLLEKFFVNFNGDDFIRNEAKSGNWLFGRGALDMQSGIAVNLVNLLYFSQQPEPLDGDLLYLFNVDEENQHRGILNAVEELYKMRKSGSHFIAGINNDFISPMFPEDKNKYIYTGAAGKILPCFYIYGRESHVGDVFHSIDPTHLAADIIHEINHNLQLTERIKGEYTLPPTCLYLKETKKQYNVQTPVSVKLYFNYFIYERSPSEVLEDFFLKTINISNRYKNRAKKQFEVFRKQQGFPEIDLNWSIDVTTLSDYIDKLEAQGINAYDVMKKVYRNQSQGKDEREVAFEIIEVLQQYDSDKSPRIILFFAPPYLPNNDLDQNDELACKVKSVVESTLKELSQQVQENFVLRRFFPYLADGSFLSISTDDKDIQTFKKNMPLMDELYSLPIKKIKELNIPSLNLGVYGKDGHKWTERVYKPYSFGILPKVIQTVTVELLKI; translated from the coding sequence ATGTACGATCAATTAAAAAATAAATCAATTGCCGAGCAAGCGGAATTCTTAACACGGTCGCTTGTAGCGATAAAAAGTTACAATAGCTCACAAGGTGAAACAGAAAAAGCTCGTTTTATAAAGAAAATAATTTTGTCATTTCCTTATTTCCAACAACATGCTAGTGAAGTTTGGGAACAAGAAATTCCTCATGACCCGTATGGAAGAGTAAATATTTTTGCAAGAATTAAAGGGAAAACAAGAAAGACAATTTTGTTTCATGCTCATCTTGATACAGTAGGAACGGAGGATTACGGTTCATTACAAGAAGGGGCTCACGATCCGGACTTATTAGAAAAGTTTTTTGTAAATTTTAATGGCGACGATTTTATCCGTAATGAGGCGAAGTCTGGAAATTGGCTATTTGGTCGAGGAGCATTAGATATGCAAAGTGGTATTGCAGTAAATCTTGTCAATTTACTGTATTTTAGTCAGCAACCAGAACCACTTGATGGAGATCTGTTGTATTTATTTAATGTAGATGAAGAAAATCAGCATCGAGGAATTTTAAATGCAGTCGAAGAATTATATAAAATGAGAAAGAGTGGAAGTCACTTTATCGCAGGGATTAATAATGATTTTATTTCACCGATGTTTCCAGAAGATAAGAATAAATATATTTACACTGGTGCTGCAGGAAAAATATTGCCGTGTTTTTATATTTATGGGCGTGAATCCCATGTGGGAGATGTATTCCATTCAATTGACCCAACACATCTCGCTGCAGATATAATACATGAAATAAACCACAATTTACAGTTAACGGAAAGAATAAAAGGGGAATATACTTTACCACCTACATGCTTGTACTTGAAAGAAACAAAAAAGCAGTATAATGTTCAAACGCCTGTTAGTGTTAAGCTTTATTTTAATTATTTTATTTATGAACGTTCTCCGAGTGAGGTTTTAGAGGATTTCTTTCTAAAAACGATTAATATTAGCAATCGTTATAAAAATCGTGCTAAAAAACAATTTGAGGTGTTTCGAAAACAACAAGGATTTCCTGAAATCGACCTAAACTGGTCCATTGATGTGACAACGTTGAGTGACTATATTGACAAGTTGGAAGCTCAGGGAATCAATGCTTATGATGTTATGAAGAAAGTGTATCGTAATCAATCACAAGGAAAAGATGAGCGGGAAGTGGCTTTCGAAATAATTGAAGTGTTGCAACAATACGATTCAGATAAATCACCACGTATCATTTTATTTTTTGCCCCGCCATACCTTCCAAATAATGATTTAGACCAAAACGATGAATTAGCTTGTAAAGTAAAGTCAGTTGTAGAAAGTACATTGAAGGAACTGTCTCAACAAGTGCAAGAGAATTTTGTTTTGCGCCGTTTTTTCCCATATCTAGCAGATGGCAGTTTCCTGTCTATTTCAACTGATGATAAAGATATTCAAACGTTTAAAAAGAACATGCCATTAATGGATGAATTGTACTCACTTCCAATTAAGAAAATAAAAGAATTAAACATTCCGTCTCTTAATTTAGGTGTGTACGGAAAGGATGGACATAAATGGACAGAAAGAGTATATAAGCCATATTCTTTTGGTATCCTTCCTAAAGTAATCCAAACGGTCACAGTAGAGCTGTTGAAAATTTAG
- a CDS encoding ABC transporter ATP-binding protein, which produces MVLSVNIKEAGYKKGTPVINDIQFAIKRGELVGLIGPNGAGKSSTIKSILGIMEQMKGTVEVKEYAYIPERPIMYEHMRLREHIDFLFSTLEEEKQELNRVEELLALFNLTHVVHQYPETFSKGMQQKVMLILAFLKQSPLYIIDEPFMGLDPKAMKKLLEQLEKEKRNGAGILMSTHALDTAEKICDRFVLISGGEIIVQGTLNEIRKKSGIKEGSLLDCFDVLTERNTDAISY; this is translated from the coding sequence TTGGTTTTATCAGTAAATATAAAAGAAGCTGGTTATAAAAAGGGGACCCCAGTTATTAACGATATTCAATTCGCGATTAAGCGAGGAGAATTAGTAGGGTTAATTGGTCCGAATGGAGCAGGGAAAAGTTCAACAATCAAATCAATTTTAGGGATTATGGAACAGATGAAGGGGACGGTGGAAGTAAAGGAATATGCATACATTCCAGAAAGACCTATAATGTATGAACATATGAGGTTAAGAGAGCACATCGATTTTCTTTTTTCGACATTGGAAGAAGAAAAACAGGAGTTGAATCGAGTTGAGGAGCTACTAGCTCTATTTAATTTAACTCATGTTGTTCATCAGTATCCTGAAACGTTTTCAAAAGGTATGCAACAAAAAGTGATGCTTATCCTTGCTTTTCTAAAGCAGTCGCCTTTGTACATTATTGATGAACCCTTTATGGGCCTTGATCCAAAAGCAATGAAAAAGCTACTTGAACAACTGGAAAAAGAAAAAAGAAATGGGGCAGGTATTTTAATGTCTACCCATGCACTAGATACAGCAGAAAAAATTTGTGATCGATTTGTGTTAATCTCAGGTGGAGAGATAATTGTACAAGGAACGCTTAATGAAATTCGGAAGAAAAGCGGTATAAAAGAGGGCTCGTTGTTGGATTGTTTTGATGTTTTGACAGAAAGGAATACAGATGCTATTAGCTACTAA
- a CDS encoding ABC transporter permease, with the protein MLLATNLFIKRYIQEWRFQWGVIRSVLDWTVLIYITVPALFFGSLLYMKMWEDANSYWHSDLPFSFLLIPILVACSSGNFRTYLLKADLLFLLQHKQVIQRLKMVGFTLSVFRSFLFIAFIIFMAFPIIRQVYLFSLKDVVALFLGVSAYMLTIQTVKKIVVSTLVKWATLILLFFVSAYMLLTASSSIVGAGSVVFILTILTYHIRQIFLSNRWFIKEVDIENIEKTRMIKFIFQFSNEVKQPSFSKKKKPRIFYRQSQQIFQKRNAENGLLEFLLKAFMRNSRDRSSYIQLISITLLAVSFLPLVLKWIVYISFIFFFHVWLKNLFDKMVANHFFHVIPIDEELSLNVWHRFKKWLLIPAMTGISAYVLMFTLIEIIISG; encoded by the coding sequence ATGCTATTAGCTACTAACCTATTTATAAAAAGGTATATACAAGAATGGAGGTTTCAATGGGGAGTCATTCGCTCGGTTCTTGATTGGACAGTGCTTATATATATAACGGTTCCTGCATTATTCTTTGGATCATTACTCTATATGAAAATGTGGGAAGATGCCAATTCTTATTGGCATAGTGACCTTCCTTTTTCCTTCCTCTTAATTCCTATTCTTGTTGCTTGTAGTAGTGGAAACTTTAGGACATATCTTTTGAAAGCAGACTTATTATTTCTATTGCAGCATAAACAGGTGATTCAACGGTTGAAAATGGTAGGATTCACCCTATCGGTCTTTCGCTCCTTCCTTTTCATTGCTTTTATCATTTTCATGGCATTCCCTATAATAAGACAAGTATATTTATTTTCGTTAAAGGATGTTGTGGCGTTATTTTTAGGGGTAAGTGCTTATATGCTAACTATTCAAACGGTTAAAAAAATAGTTGTTTCAACTCTCGTTAAATGGGCGACCCTTATTCTTTTATTTTTCGTATCAGCTTATATGCTATTAACAGCCTCTTCCTCAATAGTTGGAGCAGGTAGTGTGGTGTTCATTCTTACGATCCTTACGTACCACATTAGGCAAATATTCTTATCGAATCGATGGTTTATAAAGGAAGTAGATATTGAAAATATTGAGAAAACGAGAATGATAAAATTCATTTTTCAGTTTTCAAATGAAGTGAAGCAACCTTCCTTTTCCAAAAAGAAGAAGCCAAGAATCTTCTATCGACAGTCTCAGCAAATTTTTCAAAAAAGGAATGCCGAAAATGGTTTGTTAGAATTTCTTTTAAAAGCTTTTATGAGAAATTCCCGTGACCGTTCTTCTTACATTCAACTTATTTCTATTACTTTATTAGCTGTTAGCTTTCTCCCTCTTGTACTGAAGTGGATCGTATATATTAGTTTTATTTTCTTTTTTCACGTTTGGCTAAAAAATCTTTTCGATAAAATGGTAGCTAATCACTTCTTTCATGTGATTCCAATAGATGAAGAGCTATCGCTTAATGTATGGCACCGATTTAAGAAATGGTTATTGATTCCTGCAATGACCGGTATATCAGCGTACGTTTTGATGTTCACGTTAATTGAAATAATCATCAGTGGGTAA
- a CDS encoding nitroreductase family protein — protein sequence MTNFFEVAESRRSTKVYDPNYKISREELTEILAFAGKAPSAWNLQHWKFMVFDNKEVQQKVLPIAYNQQQVVDASAVIAVLGDLEANKNVDAVFGPAVEAGFMTPEIKEALNQQIQGAYQSEQVARDSAFSNASLAAMQLMLTAKAKGLDTCPIGGFDPAQLVKEFNISDRYVPVMLMTIGKPLQEARPSNRLDADKIIEFV from the coding sequence ATGACAAATTTCTTTGAAGTAGCAGAATCTAGACGCTCTACTAAAGTGTACGACCCAAATTATAAAATCTCAAGAGAAGAACTTACAGAAATTCTAGCATTTGCTGGAAAAGCGCCATCAGCATGGAACTTGCAGCACTGGAAGTTCATGGTATTCGATAATAAAGAAGTACAACAAAAGGTACTTCCAATTGCTTATAATCAACAACAAGTTGTTGATGCATCTGCCGTAATTGCTGTACTAGGTGATTTAGAAGCAAATAAAAACGTGGACGCAGTCTTTGGTCCTGCTGTTGAAGCAGGGTTTATGACTCCAGAAATTAAAGAAGCATTAAATCAACAAATCCAAGGAGCTTACCAAAGCGAGCAAGTTGCTCGTGACTCTGCTTTCTCTAACGCATCTCTTGCTGCAATGCAACTAATGCTAACAGCGAAAGCGAAAGGGTTGGATACATGCCCTATCGGTGGATTTGATCCAGCACAATTAGTAAAAGAGTTTAATATCTCTGATCGCTATGTTCCGGTTATGCTCATGACTATTGGGAAACCACTTCAAGAGGCTCGCCCTTCGAATCGTCTTGATGCAGATAAAATTATTGAGTTTGTTTAA
- a CDS encoding helix-turn-helix domain-containing protein: MKSSCICPKFEEAFMLLGKRWNGILIKVLLTGPHRFKDIKSQIPLISEKVLSARLKELEENNIIIRSVLSATPIIIQYELSEKGNSLSAVLNNVEEWANDWL; encoded by the coding sequence ATGAAAAGCTCATGTATCTGTCCTAAATTCGAGGAAGCCTTTATGTTGCTTGGAAAACGGTGGAATGGTATCCTCATTAAAGTATTATTGACAGGACCGCACCGTTTTAAAGATATAAAAAGTCAAATTCCATTAATTAGCGAAAAAGTGTTATCTGCTCGCTTAAAGGAATTAGAAGAAAATAATATTATTATTCGTTCCGTCCTCTCTGCAACACCCATTATTATACAGTATGAGCTGTCTGAAAAAGGGAATTCATTAAGTGCGGTTTTAAATAATGTAGAAGAATGGGCAAATGATTGGTTATAG
- the helD gene encoding RNA polymerase recycling motor HelD: MTEHTLNHPDIPSEQQRLEFTKRYIDAVIRTAETSKQQFQQNMKEAFGDIDFIESSAAYLDLLANAHFYEVSIDELNALRKAMKKPYFARIDFQQEGVSKREKHYIGKTSLYQRDNQEQIIVDWRSPIANLYYEGRIGQVSYEAEGETYHGDLSLKRQLMIEDGLLEEIRDIDLTTTDELLQDSLAKSSSNRLTEIITTIQEEQNRIIRADLNKPIIVQGAAGSGKTTIALHRISYFIYNYKQYFDPRQLMILAPSNLFIDYISEALPELGVERIRQTTFTDYTLQCIQEKLTLMSDEKLVKLIENPTEEELLASRVSGFKGSKLMKEILDRFIQGIYLRFVPEEDFTVDKYRLYSSKKYTKLMLEEYYYLPLYKRVEKLKTILQSTVRSNKKQMLMKVEKFYDDKIEKALLRRESKERKEYVTQALDKKEARLKELKQQIRSAVSRYMKQFEKKKLLAYYTELFSDHETLVQLSRNRLTYEEAREICYYTNNHIRKKRYELEDLAPLLYLQTHLFGIDKDLKVKNVVIDEAQDYSYLQIQSLKTAFETDMFTLVGDLAQGIHSYRGLTSWKDVYEDIFPRATYTELQKSYRTTVEIMEEANKLLTRLPYDFPKVNPVVRHGEEPEFIKATELEMAPIIVEKIGSLTNEAFQTFAIIGKTMKDCEIIAKALERIKPHSVKLLKEQESIPKDKIIVVPSYLAKGLEFDVVMIISITEPFSADEELDIKLLYVSMTRPLHRLYFLGEREELFLLSNPFHA, translated from the coding sequence ATGACTGAACACACACTAAACCATCCAGATATACCGTCTGAACAACAACGTCTTGAATTTACGAAACGGTATATTGATGCCGTTATTCGAACAGCGGAAACGAGTAAGCAACAGTTTCAGCAAAACATGAAGGAGGCTTTCGGTGATATTGATTTTATTGAATCATCGGCTGCTTATCTTGACCTCCTCGCGAATGCCCATTTTTATGAAGTCTCCATTGATGAGTTGAATGCATTAAGAAAAGCGATGAAAAAACCTTACTTTGCTCGAATTGATTTTCAGCAAGAGGGCGTTTCCAAACGAGAAAAGCACTACATTGGGAAAACTTCATTATATCAGCGAGATAACCAAGAACAGATTATAGTGGATTGGCGTTCGCCAATTGCTAATCTTTATTATGAGGGTAGGATTGGTCAAGTCTCCTATGAAGCAGAAGGTGAAACGTATCATGGTGATTTATCACTAAAACGTCAACTCATGATTGAAGACGGCTTATTAGAGGAAATCCGTGATATTGACTTAACGACTACTGACGAACTTCTGCAAGATTCTTTAGCGAAAAGCTCAAGTAATCGACTGACCGAAATTATTACAACCATCCAAGAAGAACAAAACCGCATCATTCGAGCGGATTTAAATAAGCCGATTATTGTTCAGGGAGCAGCTGGAAGTGGAAAGACAACGATAGCTCTCCATCGTATCTCCTATTTTATCTACAATTATAAACAATATTTTGATCCACGACAGCTTATGATACTTGCACCAAGTAACCTATTTATCGATTATATCTCAGAAGCACTGCCCGAACTGGGCGTGGAAAGAATTCGCCAAACAACCTTTACCGATTACACTCTTCAATGCATCCAAGAGAAATTAACCTTAATGTCGGATGAAAAGCTTGTAAAACTTATTGAAAATCCTACAGAAGAAGAACTATTAGCCAGTCGAGTATCGGGTTTTAAAGGTTCAAAACTGATGAAGGAAATTCTCGATCGTTTTATTCAAGGGATTTACTTACGATTTGTTCCTGAAGAAGATTTTACTGTTGATAAGTATCGACTATATTCTTCGAAAAAATATACAAAACTAATGTTGGAAGAGTATTATTATTTACCCCTATATAAACGAGTTGAGAAGCTAAAAACAATTTTACAAAGCACTGTACGATCGAATAAAAAGCAAATGCTAATGAAGGTCGAAAAATTTTATGATGATAAAATTGAAAAAGCCTTACTTCGACGCGAAAGTAAAGAAAGAAAAGAGTATGTAACGCAAGCCCTTGATAAAAAAGAGGCAAGACTTAAAGAACTGAAACAACAAATTCGTTCGGCTGTTAGTCGCTATATGAAGCAATTTGAAAAAAAGAAACTGTTAGCCTACTATACAGAGCTTTTTTCCGACCATGAAACACTTGTTCAATTATCAAGGAATCGATTAACGTATGAAGAAGCGAGAGAGATTTGTTACTATACGAATAATCATATTAGGAAAAAGCGTTACGAATTAGAAGACTTAGCACCATTATTATATTTACAAACCCATCTATTTGGCATTGACAAAGATTTAAAAGTAAAAAATGTGGTTATAGATGAAGCTCAAGACTATAGCTACTTACAAATTCAATCGTTAAAAACAGCCTTCGAGACAGATATGTTTACCCTTGTAGGAGACTTAGCACAAGGGATTCATTCTTATCGAGGTCTAACCTCATGGAAGGATGTATACGAAGATATCTTCCCAAGAGCAACATACACAGAGCTCCAAAAGAGCTACCGTACAACGGTTGAGATTATGGAGGAAGCCAACAAGTTGCTTACTCGCCTTCCTTATGATTTTCCAAAAGTAAATCCTGTTGTCAGACATGGAGAGGAGCCCGAGTTTATTAAAGCTACAGAACTTGAAATGGCTCCTATTATTGTAGAGAAAATAGGTTCTTTAACAAATGAGGCATTTCAAACATTTGCGATCATAGGTAAGACGATGAAGGATTGTGAAATAATAGCGAAAGCATTAGAAAGAATAAAGCCACATTCTGTGAAGCTATTAAAAGAACAGGAAAGCATTCCGAAAGACAAAATAATCGTGGTTCCATCTTATTTAGCGAAAGGACTTGAATTTGATGTTGTTATGATTATTTCTATTACAGAGCCCTTCTCAGCTGATGAGGAACTAGACATAAAGCTATTGTATGTATCGATGACGAGACCACTTCATCGCTTGTATTTTTTAGGAGAAAGAGAGGAGTTATTCTTATTATCTAACCCCTTTCATGCTTGA
- a CDS encoding DUF1272 domain-containing protein codes for MSLKMKKNCETCNQTLLKKDEAYICSYECTFCLPCSEGFNYICPNCYGELVRRPKRDPKIKTVMNIVSNSKKK; via the coding sequence GTGAGTTTAAAAATGAAGAAAAACTGTGAAACATGTAATCAGACGTTGCTAAAAAAGGATGAAGCCTATATATGTTCATATGAGTGTACATTTTGTCTTCCATGTAGTGAGGGTTTCAATTATATTTGTCCGAACTGCTATGGCGAACTAGTGAGAAGGCCAAAAAGAGACCCGAAAATAAAAACGGTTATGAATATAGTATCTAATTCGAAAAAAAAATGA
- a CDS encoding DUF817 domain-containing protein, producing the protein MKHFQNFLYFGFEQAKSCLFPIIIFLSLALTKMIEIPFIARYDLILLICLMAQIMMILFKYETMDEVKVIIVFHLIGLALELFKVQMSSWSYPEEAISKIYGVPLYSGFMYASVASYMCQAWRRLDLRLNRWPSSWVTIMLGSSIYFNFYTHHYIMDLRWILKITILLVFIKTYVSFTVNKTSYKMPLIVSFILIGFFIWIAENIATFYGAWTYPNQEQTWQIVHLGKISSWLLLVIVSFMIVAELKHVKSTKEFISKRRKTTILEKVGITSPLKW; encoded by the coding sequence ATGAAGCATTTTCAAAACTTTCTCTATTTTGGCTTTGAGCAAGCAAAATCTTGTCTCTTTCCCATCATTATTTTTTTGTCGCTCGCATTAACAAAAATGATTGAGATTCCCTTTATCGCACGTTATGACCTCATTTTGCTGATTTGCCTAATGGCGCAAATCATGATGATCCTATTCAAGTATGAAACGATGGATGAAGTTAAAGTCATTATTGTTTTTCATCTCATTGGACTTGCCCTTGAATTATTTAAGGTTCAAATGAGCTCATGGTCATACCCTGAGGAAGCCATTTCAAAAATATATGGAGTGCCACTGTATAGTGGGTTTATGTATGCAAGTGTGGCCAGCTATATGTGCCAAGCATGGCGCAGATTAGATTTACGATTAAATCGTTGGCCTTCTTCCTGGGTCACAATCATGCTGGGGTCAAGTATCTATTTTAATTTTTATACGCACCATTACATCATGGATTTAAGATGGATATTAAAGATAACAATACTTCTTGTTTTCATTAAAACGTATGTATCATTTACAGTAAACAAAACGTCCTACAAAATGCCACTTATTGTTTCATTCATTCTTATCGGGTTTTTTATTTGGATTGCCGAAAATATTGCTACTTTTTATGGCGCCTGGACATATCCTAATCAAGAGCAGACTTGGCAAATTGTTCATCTCGGGAAAATAAGCTCTTGGCTTTTACTCGTCATTGTCAGCTTTATGATTGTTGCAGAACTGAAACATGTGAAATCCACTAAGGAATTCATATCTAAGCGCAGGAAAACAACAATCTTGGAAAAAGTGGGAATAACGTCCCCTCTTAAATGGTAG
- a CDS encoding pirin family protein, translating into MFTIYRADDRFKADHGWLIGRHSFSFAEFHDDTNVSFGPMRVLNDDIVKPLRGFGAHPHSEMEIVSLVLDGQLKHEDSTGQSAVTTFGGIQRMTAGTGVVHSEVNPSSNEEVNFLQMWFFPDESNLTPSYEKTEFNVDQLKNNLLPVVSKTHSGKEIAYINQNLTIYLSDLEKGKELPFTQDEGRKILIFVIEGELSIKGKTLYRRDSVRISNKSNLDILANENTRFMLIDLPA; encoded by the coding sequence ATGTTCACAATATATCGAGCTGATGATAGATTTAAAGCAGATCATGGTTGGTTAATTGGGCGACATAGTTTTTCTTTTGCAGAATTTCATGACGATACTAACGTAAGTTTTGGTCCGATGAGAGTACTCAATGACGATATTGTTAAGCCTTTACGAGGGTTTGGTGCTCATCCACATAGTGAAATGGAAATTGTGTCGCTTGTTTTAGATGGACAGTTGAAGCATGAAGATTCGACAGGTCAATCGGCTGTTACTACATTCGGTGGTATTCAAAGAATGACCGCTGGAACGGGCGTAGTTCATTCAGAAGTAAATCCTTCGAGTAATGAAGAGGTTAACTTTTTGCAAATGTGGTTTTTTCCAGACGAAAGCAATTTAACCCCTTCATATGAGAAAACAGAATTTAATGTTGATCAACTAAAAAATAATTTGCTACCTGTTGTTTCAAAAACACACAGTGGTAAAGAAATTGCATATATCAACCAAAATTTAACGATTTATTTATCTGATTTAGAAAAGGGCAAGGAATTGCCTTTTACACAAGATGAGGGAAGAAAAATATTAATTTTTGTTATAGAAGGGGAACTCTCTATAAAAGGTAAAACGCTGTATAGACGTGATTCTGTAAGAATTTCAAATAAAAGTAATTTGGATATCTTAGCAAACGAAAACACACGATTTATGTTAATTGATTTACCTGCATAA